AGTAATTAAACAGAAAAAACATTTTACCTAGATATAGATCATACGGAACAAGAAGCTTGAAAGTGCACAAAAGACAGCAAAGGTACAAGCATCTGAGGAATAGGCAACTAATGAACCACAAGTCACTCAAGCAACTTCAACAAGCTAGGGAACAACCATCTAATGACTTGTTTATAGAATTTACACTTATATGATCAGATGCTACACATCAACCAATAAATGTTGACGTAGCAATCTATAAGATTAATGATAGCATTTATGCGGTCATTAATGGATGCCACACGTCAACCAACAAATGTTGACGTAGTAATCTACGTCAACACCAGTTGCTGACATGATAGTATCATGTtagcaaaaaaaatttcaagaaaaaattaaaaaaatatatttttaaaaaagtttagaatgaacttagacaaattattatccaaatttattctagaagaataaaaacattaaaaattttaattttttaaaattattaaaaatattaaaaattaattacaataataaaatttatatataaaaaacatgaATTGCATCTTTTCCATACAAATTGAACATTAATGAATTAACTAAAactaaacaaaggaaaaagttaTTATGTTCGatctcttttaattattatttaattatttatttatttatttcttcattcaaGAACACATTTTAAGAGGGATTACCTAACAAACATGTTGATtgctatttcaataaattaatttttcatataaatatattcaaaattaagataCGACATGTTGATTGGTATttccaataaattaatttttcatataaatatattcgaAATTAAGATGCGACATTTCCGATTGAAATATAGGAATATGGAAAGTAAGTACCGCGTAGCtaagttaaacaaaatttaaaatatggggaaataattaaatgaaagaatgaatgcttttaaattgaaaaaaaaggaaaaatgaaaaagattatggtatgattataaatttaatggttttttatatttttatatttttatcattttaaagatttaaattttttataatttctaatgattcttataaatttgtttataatttatttatatttatgaattttataatttcgaatgaatataaataaatgggtGTCCAAATTCAAATAAACTTGGACAATTAATTTATCCGATTCATTTCGaacttatttttaatggtgattATTGGCTAAAAGGTctcatttatcaaaattattagtttaaGGGTTCAATTAAGTGCAAAAAAAATGAGagggcttaattgtttttttttaatttttgaggacttctatatcattcattttaaactttcactttaaattaaaaaattttggtttttaaattaaatcttacatggaatagacctgtccatgggtcaAGGTTCTGCCCTGGACGGCCCGCTTGAAATATGGGcggtttgggtaaaatataggccgaaatatgggcttgggcaaaattttaggccgtTTAAAAATAGGTGGGCCTCGGGCAAGATTTTTGGTTTGAGGCCTGCCctaccaaaaatattaaatatatatttttatttttaaaatataatattttttattttaagtttatttactttcatttccttgactagtgttacaaaataataataataaaacatcaagtttgttttactaatcaaatgttagattttgttacaacaattaatacaattaatacaattaataatttgataaatttactaatcaaatgttagattttattacaacaattaatacaattaatacaattaataatttgataaatttactaatcaaatgttagattttattacaacaattaatataattaacaattaataatttgataattttactaacaattaattttaataacaattagttttaattttatttaaaaaataattttaattttaattaaaaacgggccgggccgagctcgggccccatattttttcttcgggccgggcctgggcaaaatctcaggcccatattttggcggcccgggcctagtaaacgggctgaaattttttttgtgggcccggcccagcccggcccatggacaggtctacatgggaatatatttgtattatttgtaATTTCACATCATTATTTACCATAAAAACAAATTGCCACATCAAATTTCTTTAACGaagttaacaaaaaaatttaagtttatggTTGAAATTTGAGTAAATTGGAGAGGGATTAAATCCTCAAGTTTCACATGGTATTATTTCTGTTGCTTCAATTAAGTTATCACAGTTGACTTTTTCTAAGGTCGAATTTTAAGTTCTGATatctattatttcaaatattttaactaattaatcttttcttaaaagttaagtatttaaaaattaggtttaaatcacaaaataaaatttttatattttcttctcaatttaatatttaaactatatttgttacctaaaataatatatagtttatatattatttttcctaaattagtacctaaacctttttcttaaattatattCCATTACGCAAAATGATATCTAAACCCAGGACTTAAACAATCTTGGACATTATGTTGAAGATTCGGGGCAAAGAATAGAGTCAAATATCCAAGACTCCTCTAATATAGGGGAAGAAGATGACCAGAACTGGGCTTATGAAGAATCCATGGGGAATGGGCTACAGTCCGCTTCATTTCAGTCCAAATAGCAAATTAGGGCAATGATGAGGTTTGAAGCCCAAATTCCTAATACAAGTGATGAATCCTCCAATGAAGTCAGTAACGAAGGGTTAAGAACTGAGAGAAATAAGGAGAATTTAAGAACAACCTTAACACTAAAGATGCCTCTTCACAATCAGAGAATGTAAATGCGGTTGGGAAGAATATTCAATCGAGAGGAGTTAGTACTCTTGATGATATTGACAGCGAATATAAAGCTACTCGTCCAAAGAAAGAGGTGGCTAGATTGAGGAAATTGCAAAAGAAAGGGTTATACCAAAGATTATCAGCAAAACGCAATGTGCCTTGGTGGAAGGTAGACAATTTTTTTATGGAATCTTGTTGGCTAAGGAAATCTTGCACTGAATGACTAAATCCAAGGAGAATGAAGGGGGATTATGCTTATGATTGCGTTGGTTGGGACTTGTTAGATCGTAGAGAGGCGAAATGATTCGTAGCTGTGTTGAATTGTCTGTTCTATTAAATTAATGGCGATTAATCAAGGCTTTCTGTCGGGTGGTCTGCAAGTCAAATCTGATAAGCTTGTATGACCTTATATAGGTGCAAGCCTGGTGTTATTGGATGATTGGTGTCTCTTATAGGTGCAGATCTTTTTCCCTTGGTTTTGTAATCTGGAATATTGTACCACCGCTTTTACAATGACCGTTTCAATAAATCTGTTTGTagcttaaaagaaatttcattaaaagagaagaaagaatgATTCGGGAGGAGGAAGTGtaaaaactttttgaaaatttttaatttaatttattattattattataaaatattgcttaaaaagattttttaatgGTGGGGATAATTTGGGCAATATACTATAGTTTAGGTATCGCTGTAGGCAACAAAGTCTAGTTTAGGCATCTCttgtaagaaaaaaatagtatagtTTAGGTATCACTTTAGGTAATGGAGTATAGTACTTTAGACACCATTTgcgataaaaaaatttagataccaacttaaaaatatatataatgtagatattattttatgatttaagtcTAAAATTACTACATTTAAAGtattaagtaatattttaaaaattattaatgataaGTACTTAAAAGAATTTAATCGCCAAAAGTCAAAAGTGTGATaagtttttagaatttagaatGAAGGAATAACTCCTGACcctttaatcaaaacatgtcATCATAAAACAACACGTGGACAAAACTAgtaatataaattacattcatggcttattttattttattagacaATTTATTTACTCACTATAAAGACAGTGCATGCATGAAAGACATATATAGAGTAGTAAGAAGAGGGGAAAATGCATGAAAAATAGGTAAAGGCAGTTAAAAGATGAGCAAAATTACATGAGGAAAGGCCTGTAATTGTTCCAAGATAATAAACGTGAGCTCTACGTAATAACACTTATTTCTAAAGAGTAAACCAAAGCAACCCTCACGAGACTGCATCCCACAGCATTTATTTCCCAACTAAGTCATCAGCCACCACTTTCCcaactatattttaatattcttatatatataaaccccACCAAACAAAAACACAACTTCATGTCAAAACATTACAGCTGAAAGATccatcacatacatatataaaagataaaaacccTAGTTGAGTATTGAACTCTTTGTGAACATGTCTCATATTGCTGTGGAGAGAAATAGGAGAAGGCAAATGAATGAGCATCTCAAAGTTTTGCGTTCCTTAACCCCTTGTTTCTATATTAAGAGGGTAACTTaactcttcttctttttttccttctattttcgATCGATATCAAGATTGTGAGATTGAACCCTAATTGTCTTTCTCtttcttaatttcttaatttttagggtttcattttttttgtttttataggGTGACCAAGCATCGGTCATAGGCGGTGTGATAGAGTTCATCAAGGAGTTGCAACAAGTTTTACAAGCTTTGGAATCGAAGAAACAAAGGAAGAGCTTAAGCCCTAACCCTAGTCCAAGTACCCCAAGGCCACTACCTTTGCCCGCAAAACCTAACCATTCTCCCATTGGATTCGAAACGGTGGGAGATGTCGGTGCTTGTTGCAACTCATCGCTTGCGGATGTCGAAGCAAGGATCGCCGGATCCAACGTCGTCCTGAAGATCGTGTGCGGACGAATACCCGGTCAAATTCTGAAGATAATAGCTGTGCTTGAGAAATTTTCATTCGAGGTTCTTCACGTCAACATCAGCAGCATGGAAGACACTGTTTTATACTCCTTTATCATCAAGGTATGAACATTATCTATTTGTTTCAATCACAGTTGTTATTGCCGGCATTAAATAATGCGTCAGAGTTTTAATGGACTTGAATTTGCTAGGAATTAATTTGATACTATTGTTGGCGTcgtggggtttagggtttataccCCTTTTATCATAAAGGTATGTCCATTATATTAAGTAATACGGGACATGGAACACGAATTTGATAATATTTCAGTactaatttgattaatatattactggtaatttagggtttagggttataCTCTTTTGTCATAAATTTGTCAATGTATCAAagaattaatttgataataaatatcaCGTGTGCTTTGTATCAAGAAATAATCaatgaaaatttgttattttccatTATATTCATTAACTATGGTTTCAACTCTAACTAATTATCAATCGGATattagattaataaaataactaatgttCTCCGGCCACTAACAAAtgctttataatatatatatataacacaatGTTAAATATATGTGTAGAAGATGAGagatgttattattattttgatagaaAGAGATTTTACATTCCAATATGCATTTATTATGTGCTTCTAATCATATATAAGTTCATTTGAAGCAGATCTCATCCCAAATTCCTCATGGAAAGCATTGTCAAGTAGggtaaattaaatatataaacaaaattggCTTGAGATTGCATTTCATACATCAAGATGTAAAGCATGAGAAAACATCAGAAATAGGGCACCCAACTAAAACACTGAAAATAGTAACTATTTAGCTTCTTATACtgaacaatttaatccttctgttcattttgtttcttataCTGAACAATATGATATAACATGAATTTTGAGagatttactttattttcacaatagAAAGCCTGTTTTATAAATGGACTCTTTATTATGCCCGGTGTTTGTGTTCAATGTATATTCAAACATGGATATACGGATATAATCTTCCAAATATTTAAAGAACTTAAAGATattgagtatatatatacacatgttgGATACATACTCCTAAGACTTTTTCTTAAGTTGGAGTAATATAGGTTGAAGTTGATAAGTGGTCTATTAATCtccatatatgtatataacaagATATGAAGAAGGCTTATCTTATTTCATaatgctgttttttttttttttttgagacaGATTGGTCTAGAATGTCAGCTGAGCTTGGAGGAACTTGCTGTTGAAGTTCAGCAAAGCTTCTTCTCGGAGCCTGTTTTTCTAAACGAAATATAGATTTTGATAGCTTCCAGATTTTCGTGTTTACATGGTTTGTTGTTATAGCGCTGCATACAAGAAGtgaaacatatataatttcatttctcttttaAGGTTAAAACATAATTACTTCTAAATAATGAAATCTAACAACTTATCCACTTTTTCCATGATATGGAGAGAGAGTTTTACGGACCTTTACTCCATTACAGCAAtgcttcctctttttttttttttttaagtaaatcaTGATACTTAGTCtgatttttgaaaagttgattTGATCCCTGAACTAACTGTTTGATCTTTCGGAGAAAAagtgataagatttaatttgaGCAACTCCCTTTGAACATAGTGTGTGCGTGTGTGGCGTGGATATATCTCTATTGTGGTGCATTAATACAAcattacccaaaaaaaaaagaaaataaattgaataaaaacaactattattatgaaattattgaaatatataattggATAAACTACGTTAGTAGTCAACCAACTATagactttttttcttttttttttgtcacctTACTATGAAAAGTAACAAAATGGCCACTCAACTATTCCATTatgtcttttttggtcacccaactatcttgaaatttttgggtgtttccatttttacgttACTCAGCTGATGATAGaaacaaaaaagacaaaattaaataattaggagatcattttgtaacttttcataattggatgattaaaaaaattttactaatagTAGGGtgactaaaaaggaaaaaatttcaTAGTTGAATGACTGTTATTGTAGGTTACCctaaataatttctttcaattatttatcttgcagttaatgaataattaatataaacttaaacttgaaattaaaaggaTGAATTGCACTCTAGTAAAATATTagaatatcaaatataaaattagaaagaatTAATGTTGAAACGCAAAATCAATCACAGAATTACAAGAAGAGATCCCTCGGATGATTCAGATATTGCTATATGGTGAAGGAGATGTTTTTGAAAAACTACTAAACTCATGAAAAAGGCTACCAATGTGATGGAACTCATGGGAAATGATGATATCGAATTACAAGAGGGTGATGTTGAGAAGATCATGAAAAATGGGATGTCTACAATTTGGTGTTCTAAATGTGATGAGGAGAGTATGTGACAAATGGTAATCATCAAACTTCTGGGAAGGAGAATAAGCTTCAATGCTCTTTTGAACAAAACGA
The window above is part of the Gossypium raimondii isolate GPD5lz chromosome 9, ASM2569854v1, whole genome shotgun sequence genome. Proteins encoded here:
- the LOC105798608 gene encoding transcription factor MUTE — encoded protein: MSHIAVERNRRRQMNEHLKVLRSLTPCFYIKRGDQASVIGGVIEFIKELQQVLQALESKKQRKSLSPNPSPSTPRPLPLPAKPNHSPIGFETVGDVGACCNSSLADVEARIAGSNVVLKIVCGRIPGQILKIIAVLEKFSFEVLHVNISSMEDTVLYSFIIKIGLECQLSLEELAVEVQQSFFSEPVFLNEI